The Rubricoccus marinus nucleotide sequence GCAGAACCGTCTTGGCGCCCTTGCCGGTGTAGCCGCCCCAGATGCCGTTGACATCCAGCGTGGGCCGGCCGCTCGTGCCTTCGAGCGCGGAGTAGCCCTTCTCGGACTTGGTCGTCTTGACGCCGGCCTCCTCCATCCACGCCTCCAGGTCGAACGGGAGCGCCTTGTACGCCTCGCGCTCCTCTGGCGTGAGGTCGCGCACGTTGTCGTAGAAGCCCTCCACGGTGACGTGGTGGTCGGCGTCGTGCAGGTCCGAGATCATCCGCGCGAGCGCGTTGACGGGGTTCTCCACGCCGCCGCCGTAGACGCCGGAGTGGAGGTCCTTCTTGGGGCCGGTCAGTTCCACCTCGACGTAGGCCAGCCCGCGCAGGCCGTACGCGATGCTGGGCACGCCGGGGGCGAACAGCGCCGTGTCGCTCACGAGGACGACGTCGGCCGCCAGAAGCTCTTTGTTCGCCTCGATAAAGCCCGGCAGGTGGACCGAGCCGGACTCCTCCTCGCCCTCGATCATCAGCTTGATGTTGACCGGGAGGTCCTGCCCGCTCTGGAGGTACGCCTCCAGCGCCTTGACGTGCATGTACGCCTGCCCCTTGTCGTCGGCGGAGCCTCTGGCGACGATGTTGCCGTCCACCTCGACGGGCTCGAACGGCGGTGAGTCCCAGAGGTCGAGCGGGTCCGGCGGCTGCACGTCGTAGTGGCCGTAGACGAGGACCGTCGGCGCGTCGTCCGAGACGTGGATCTCGCCGTACACGATGGGGTGGCCGGGCTTGTCCGCCGAGCCGGTCTCCATCACCTCGACGGTCTCGACGCCGATGAGGCGGAGGTTGTCGGCCAGCCACTCGGCGGCCTGGCGCGTCTGCGGGGCGTACTCGGGGTCGGTTGAGATGCTCGGGATGCGGAGCCACGCCTTGAGTTCTTCGACGAAGCGGTCGGAGTGGGAGCGGGCGTAATCGAGAGCGGCGTCCATGCTGGGAGGTGTGTTGGAAAGAGGATGCCGTCTATAGACGGCGGCACCCGCCCTCCGGTTCGCCAGCCTCTGGCGCCAGAGGCTAGTGCTTCGGTGCTCGGCCGATGTTCACCCCCCTGCCGTCGCTCTCGCTCCGGCTGTCCCCCCTCGCGAAGCAAGGGGGGATGGGATGCCGTGCTCGACCCCCCGTCCTCGTTCCGTCTCCCCTCGCGCGTGAGGGGAGACCGGTTTGCGACCGGAGGGGAGCAAACCAGAGGGGTGGCTCCCGCGCCTCGCCAGAGGCCTCTGGCGCACGCTCAAGCACCCCAGATCGCGGGCAGAAAAAACACCTCTGGCGCCAGAAGCAGGTGTGCCATTCGGGTGTCACCACGGCCTCTGAGATTGCCACCACTCACTTGTACAGCACCCCGTTCACATGTCCGCGCCCGCCCCCGACCGCCGCCCCACCGTCCGCCTCGTCATGGTGACCGGCGCCAACAACAACAAGGTCTACGAGATGGCCGAGAACGGCGACGGCACGTTCACGGCGCGCTTCGGCCGCATCGGCGCCGCGCTTCAGGCCAAGACCTACCCCACGAGCAAGTGGGACGCCACGTACCGCGCGAAGACGCGGAAGGGCTACACCGACGTGACCGCCCTCGCGGCCGAGGAAGGCGAGCGCGGCTTCGCCATCGACGCGCCAGAGGTCGCCGCGCTTGTCGACCACTTGCAGGCCGCCGCCGACGACGCGCTGCGCGCGCAGTACCTCGTCGCGCCCGACGCCGTCAGCGCCCGCCAGGTCGCCGAAGCCCAAGCACACCTCGACGCCCTCAGCGCGATCGCGCTCGACGGCTCGCCAGAGGCCCGCGACGCCTTCGATGCGCGCCTGATCGACCTGTTCACCACCATCCCGCGCAAGATGGGCGACGTGCGCGACTTCCAGCTGAGCGAGCGCCTGGAGGCCTCTGGCGTGCCGGACCTGCTCAACAGCGAGCAAGAGGCGCTGGACCGCATGGCGCAGCGCGTGCGGCTCGGCGAAGCGCCCACGCGCCCGACGTTGATGGAGGCGCTCGGCTTCGAGCTCCGCCCCGTCACCGACGAGAAAACGCTCCGCCGCATCCGCAGCAAGATGGGCGACCACGCCGACCGGCTGGAAAGCGCGGTCGAGATTGTGCACCCGCGGCTGCGCGAGCGGTTCGACGCCCACGTCGGCGCCGCGCGCCAGAGGCGGACGGAGTTGCTGTGGCACGGCTCGCGGTCCGAGAACTGGCTCTCCATCCTGGAAACCGGCCTCTGCCTCCACCCGGACCGCGCTGTGATCACGGGCAAGATGTTCGGCTACGGGCTCTACTTCGCGCGCTCGTTCCAGAAGTCGCTGGGCTACACGTCGCTCCGCGGCGCCTTCTGGACCGGCCAGCGCGCCGACCGCGGCGTCCTCGCGCTCTACGACGTGCACATGGGCCGCCCGCTCACCGTGGACCGCCACGAGGCGTGGTGCCCCGCCCTCACCGCCGACGGCCTCGACGCCAGAGGCAGCCTCTGGCGCCGCTACGACTCGCTCCACGCCCGCGCGGGCGAGATGCTCCGCCACGATGAGATCGTGGTCTACCGCGAGGCGCAGGCCTGCCCCCGCTACCTGGTGGAAGTCCGCGAGGGATAGGGCATGGAGGGAGGCGCACGCGCCTCTCCCCCACGCCGCATCCGCACGTCCCGCGCCACTCTCAATCCCCTTACCCCTCTAGCCATGACCCGCTACACCTCCCTCACCGACCGCGCCGTGCGCGCCGCCGCCGTTCTCGACGCCGAGCGCACCGGCACCACCACCACGCTCGACGTCAAACGCGAACTCCGCGACCGCGGCTACTGGGCCACCCAGGGCGACGTCTCGCGCCGCCTGGCGCGCATCGCCTCTGGCGAGGGCTGGCCGTGGTGGGGCATGGGCCGCTTCCGCCTCTACGGCGTCCCCGCCAGAGGCCAGAGGGGGCCGGCGGTGGCCTCGCGGGCCGCGCTCGTCAACTGAGCCTCTGGCGCCAGAGGCTTGCCCTCTAGGCCGCCTCCTCCGCGAACGGCTCGACGGCCTCGTCGACCGAGCGCGCGTCGGGGAACCACAGGAGCAGCCGCCGGATGACCTCGTCCAGGAGCGCGTCCGGGCACGAGGCGCCGGCGGTCAAGATCACCCCCAGGGGGCCGCCGCCAGAGGCCTCTGGCGGGAGCCAGTTGGGTGACACGCGCGGCTCCTTGACGCGCCAGTCGAAGTGGCGGATCTCGCGCGGGCTCACCATGTCGTCCGCGTCGGAGATGAAGTAGGTAGGCAGGCCGGCGTCCTCGCACAGCTCCACCAGGTGGCTGGTGTTGGACGAGTTGTAGCCTCCCACGACGAGCGCGAGGTCGGCGCCGGCTTCGATGAGGGCCAGCGTCGCGTCCTGGTTCTCTTTTGTCGCGTAGCAGAGCGTGTCGCTCGTGTCCGCGAACGCGCCCGCGTCGCCATCGCGCGTGACCACGGCCTCGCGCACGCGTTCCGCGATGGCGGCCGTCTCCGTCGCCAGCATCGTCGTCTGGTTGACCACCCCGAGCCGGGCTAGGTCACGCGCCGGGTCGAACCCGTCCGACGTGCGGCCTTCGAAGCGCGACCAGAAGAAGTCGACGCCCTCGCGGCCTTCGATCACCGCCGCGAGCGCCTCCGTCTCCTCCATGTCGCGCACGACCACAACCGGCGCGCTCTCCTTCGCGTGGCCAAACGTGGCGCGCGTCTCCTCGTGGTTGCGCTTGCCATGCACCACCACGGTGTAGCCCTTCGCCCCGATGTGGGCGCTCTTTTTCCACACGCGGACGACGAACGGGCAGGTTGTGTCGTAGGTCTTGGGCTCGATGCCTCTGGCGCGGAGGTCTTCCACGATCTCCGGCGGCGCGCCAAAGGCCGGGATGATGACGATGTCGCCCGGCCGGAGGTCGTCATAGGGGATGAGTTGCTCGCCGGTCGTGGTGCGGAGAAAGCGGATGCCTCTGGCGACGAGGTCCTCGTTGACGTGCGAGTTGTGGATCATCTCCGAGAGGAGGAAGATCCGCCCGCCAGAGGCCATCTCCGGGTTCTCGTCCAGCGCCCGGTACGCGATCTCGATGGCGTTCTCCACGCCGAAGCAGAAGCCGAAGTGCCGCGCCAGCTTGACGCGCAGCGGCCCGAAGTCCAGCACGCTCGGCGAGAGGTCCTTTTTGCGAGGGTCCGCGTCCCGGCGGGCCGCTTTGACACGGCTCACCACGGGGCTGCGGTAGAAGTCGGGGACGTCGAACTGGCGGGCCATGGGGTGCGTGGGGGATTCCCCTAGAGGAGGCAAAGCTAGGGGGCACAACGAGCCGCACCTCGCGGGGTTGCTCGAAATCGGAGTGCATCTGGGCTAGAATGCGTCAGACGTTCACCGCCTCTGGCGCCACGCCAGAGGCGCGGCGTGTGACGGTTTCATAACGTGAGGGGCGCGGCGGGCACACAGGCCCGCTTCGCCCGTAGCCTGTTCTCTCTCTTCCCCTACTGACTGTATGTCCCTCCGATACCTCTTGCGCTCGTGCTTCGCACTGGCGCTCCTCCTCACTGCCTCTGGCGCGGTCGCTCAAAGCGATCTCGTCATCACCGGCGTCGCCGACGGGCCTCTCTCAGGAGGCACCCCGAAGGTGCTCGAACTCTACGCGATCAACGACATCCCGGACCTCTCGGTCTACGGCGTAGCTGTTGCAGCCAACGGCAACGCATCAAGCGGAGCCCCGTCGTTCATGCTTGGCGCAGACGCGGCCTCCGCTGGCGACTACATCTACGTCGCGACCGAGACCGAGCAGTTCAACAACTTCTTCGGCTTTGAGCCGGACTACACCGGCTCCCTGTTCATCAACGGCGACGACGCCGTCGAGCTGTACCTCAACGGTGCCGTGGTGGACGTGTTCGGCGAAGTCGGCGTGGACGGCACGGGCCAACCGTGGGAGCACCTCGACGGGTGGGCCTACCGCATGGATGGTACCGGTCCTGAAGGCGCCACCTTCACGGTCTCCAACTGGACGTACAGCGGCGTGGATGGCCTCGAAGGCGGTAGTACCAACGCGACAACGAACGTCCCCTTCCCGGTCGGCACGTACAGCACGACGCCGAGCATGGGCCCGCAGACCTTCACCGCGCTCGCCAGAGGCGAGTTCGAGGTCCCGGCCGTTGAGACGATGGGCAAGGGCGGCATCACCGCCGTCCTGGACGGCACGATGCTGACCGTAACGGGCGCCTTCGCCTACCTCGAGAGCGACTACAACGCCGCCGTCGGCGCGCACCTCCACGGAGGCGCCTCTGGCGAGAACGGCCCCGTCCGCTACTCCCTCACGCCGACGCTCGACGCGGACAACCGGGGCGGCTTCTTCGCCGCCGGGGAGAACATGTTCAACGTCCGCGAGACGTTTGCGGACTCGCTCCGCGCCGGCCTCGTGTACTTCAACCTCCACACCGTAGACAACGGCTCTGGTGAGATCCGCGGCCAGCTCGGCATGAACGCCGATGCGCTTCCCGTCGCGCTCAGCGGCGACCAGGAGGTCCCGCCGTTCGAGACGAGCGCCAGCGGCTCCGCGACCGTGACGGTCGACGGCACGACCGTGACCGTAACCGGCTCCTTCATGGGGCTCACCGGCGACTACCAGGCGTCGCACGTCCACGCCGGCGCCAGAGGCATGAACGGCCCGGTCGTCTTCGCGCTCAACCCCACCGTTCCGATGGCGATGGCGCGCAGCGGCGAGTGGGAGGCTGCGAACAACATGTTCGAGGTGAGCACCACCTTCGCGGACTCCCTCCGCGCAGGGCTCGCGTACATCAACGTCCACTCCGATGCCTCGCCGAGCGGCGAGATCCGCGGCCAGATCGGCTTCGAGAACGAGATGGACGCGGAGCCGATGGACATCGCTGACGTCCGCGCCGGCGGCGACGACCAGCAGGTCACCATCGTGGGCGTGGTCACGCGCTCGCAGGGCCGCATCACGTACGTGCAGGACGAGACGGCTGCACTCGCCATCTTCCAGACGTCGGGCGCCTTCCGCACGGCCGTGGACGCCGGAGATATCGCCGCTGGCGACTCGCTCCGCGTGACCGGCATGACGGGAAGCTTCAACGGCTTCTTCCAGATCGACGGGGTCGACAGCTTCGAGGTCATCTCGCGGGACAACGCGCTGCCGCTCTACCAGCGCGTGACGCTGGCAGAGATCGCCGCCAACGGCGAGCAGTACGAAAGCGAGCTGCTTGAAGTCCGCGGCCTCATGTTCAGCGCCGAGGGCGCGTTCGCCGCATCGACGACGTACCAGATCGGTGACCAGAGCGGTGCCGTCGCGCTCCGCACGCCGAGCGCGAGCGACACCCGCATCGCGGGCGTCGACATCCCGCAAGAGGCCGCCATCTTCCGTGGCGTTCTCGGCCAGTTCGACAACGAGGACCCACGTGACAGCGGCTACCAGCTCACCCCCATTCGGATGAGCGACGTTGTGGCGCAGGGCGATCCGTCGCAGCTGGTCATCAACGAGATCCTCTATGACCCGGCCTCCGAGCTCGCGGGCGACGCCAACGGCGACGGCACGCGTGACGGGGTCCAGGACGAGTTCGTCGAGATCGTCAACGCGGGCACGAGCTCCGTCGACCTCGGCAACTTCGTGATCGAGGACGGCGCATCGCTGGGCTCGGACGACGTGACGTTTATCCGTCACCGCTTCCCGGTCGGAACGGTTCTCGAAGCCGGTCAGGCTGTTGTCGTCTTCGGTGGCGGTACGCCGACCGGTGACTTCGGCACCTCGATCGTGCAGACGGCCAGCAACACTGGCGGTCTCGGCCTGAACAACGGTGGCGACACCGTGACGCTCGCCGACGCCCCGATCCAGAACAACGCTGGCGGCAACGTCATCGCGACCGTGACCTACGACGGTTCGGTTCAGGACGAGGCCATCGCGCGCATCCCGGACCTCACGGGTGACTTCGCGGCTCACACCACGAACCCGCAGAACCCCGTTCGCTTCTCGCCTGGCGTCTCCAACCTCACCGGTGGAGGCGGCGGATTCCCGAGCGCGAGCGAGGAGACTCCGGACGGCACGATAGTGCTGACCGTGGCGAACCCGCTCCGCGCCGACGCGCAGGTCCGCTTCGAGACGCCGGTCTCTGGCGACGTCTCCCTCGTGCTCTACGACGCGCTCGGCCGCCGGGTCGCCGTGCTCGCCGAGGGCGACCTCGCCGCCGGCGCGCACACGGCGACGCTGCGGGCGTCGTCGCTGGCCCCGGGCGTCTACGTCCTCCGCCTCGCGGCGAGCGGGACGCAGATGACGCGGACGCTGACGGTGGTGCGCTAGCGCGCGGCCCCTGCGGCCTCTGGCGACGGCGGCCGCGGTCCTCCGAGGGCGCCCCCACTCCGGTGGGGGCGCCCTCTTTGCATGTGTGGGCTCGGCGTCGGGGCCTCTGGCGTGGCTCGCGCGCCTCGTTGGGCGCCAGAGGCCAAACCCGGCCGGCGCCAGAGGCGGAGGACCCGGACCAAGCCTCGCCCGTTAGAAAGATCCTTTCCGCATCTCTCCTCCGCACATGCCCCTTCGCCACACCTCTCGCAGCCTTCTCGTGCTGCTACTCGTCGCCATCCTCGCGCCCGCGGCCACAGGCCAGCGCCTGTTCCGCGCCGAGCTTACCGGCGCCCAGGAAGTCCCGCCGGTCACGACCACCGCCAGCGGCCTCGCCACCGCCGTCTTGGACGGCTCGACGCTCATCCTCCGAGGCCAGTTCGCCGGGCTGGAAAGCGACTACAACGCCACGGTCGGCTCGCACATCCACCGCGCGCCGGTCGGCGCCAATGGATCCGTCGTTTTCCCCTTGAGCCCCTCCCTAGACCGTGATCTCCGCGGAGGTCAGTGGTACGGGCCTGAGAACCGCTTCTCTCTCACCACCGACCAGATCCAGGCCCTGCGCGATGGCCTGTACTACGTCAACGTGCATTCCGTCGCCAACGCCGGGGGCGAGATCCGCGGGCAGCTCGTCCAAGCGGTGTCGCTCAACGAGGTCCGCTCGGATCAGCCGGGAGCCGACGTGGATGAGTACGTGGAGTTGTCCGGGCCTCCCGGCACGAGCCTCGATGGCTACTCGTTCGTCGTCATCGGAGACGGCCCGGGCGGCATCGGTGTGATCGAGGAGGTGATCGACCTCTCCGGACAGATCATCCCGGAAGACGGATACTTCCTCTTCGGCCAACTCGAGTCCGCGACGCCGGACTTCGACGTGGACCTCAACCTCGAAAACTCCGACGCCGTGACCTACCTCCTCGTAGAAGGCGTCGCCGGCACCGAGGGGGACGACCTCGACACTGACGACGACGGCGTGCTCGACGCCGAGCCGTGGTCCGCCATCGCCGACGCGGTGGGCGCAGCCTCTGGCGACGAGGGTGACGCGACCTACGCGGCGCAGTTGGGCTTTGAAGACGTTGGCCCCGACGGGGACTTCCGCCCGGGCCACCTTTTCCGCAACCGCGACGATGGCGCGTGGCGTATCGGCACGTTTAGCCGCGATGGCGGCTTCGATACGCCCGGCGAAATCAATGCCTCGGCGGCGCTCGTCCAGATCGTCCACAACTCCCCAGACCAGAGCCTCGGGACGGTCGACGTGTACCTCGACGACGAGCTTCTCGTAGACGACCTCGCGTTCCAGGGGGCGACTCCGTTTGTCCTCTTGCGCGCCGGCGCCTCCGCCAAGCTGGACGTTGCGCCAGGGGCCTCCGCGTCCTCGGCCGACAGCTTCTTGGGAACGGATGTCACTCTCAACGGCTCGCGCTCCTACTACGCGGTCGTCGTCGGGATTGGTGGCGACAACGGGACGCCGGACGATGACCCGATGATCGTCCTGTACGACAACGCTCGGCCGTTCTCCACCACGCCGGGCACGGTAGATGTCGGGTTCCTCCATGGAGCCCTGGAGACGGGCGCCGTGGACGTGCGTACGGGCGTGACGCAGCAGGCCATCCTGTTCAACGCCGTCCCGTACGGCACCTTCGCGGACGAGACCTACCAGCCCACGGTCCCGGCCATCGTGGACATTGACGTCACCTCCGCTGAGCCCAACGTCGTGCTGGCGCAGTTCAAGCCGGACCTCTCTGGCCTCTCGGGCCAGAGCGCGCTGCTCATCGCGACGGGCTCCGCGGCGCCAGGGGCTGCCGTCCCGGTCGGGATCCTCGTGGTCCAGCCCGACGGCACGACGGCGCTTTCCGCCCCGGTCGACGTGGCGAGTGAGGAGACCCCGGACGGCACGATGGTGCTGACCGTGGCGAACCCGCTCCGCTCCGACGCGCAGGTCCGCTTCGAGACGCCGGCCTCTGGCGACGTCTCCCTCGTGCTCTACGACGCGCTCGGCCGCCGGGTCGCCGTGCTCGCCGAGGGCGACCTCGCCGCCGGCGCGCACACGGCGACGCTGCGGGCGTCGTCACTGGCCCCGGGCGTTTACGTCCTCCGCCTCGCGGCGAGCGGGACGCAGATGACGCGGACGCTGACGGTGGTGCGCTAGCGCGCGGCCCCTGCGGCCTCTGGCGACGGCGGCCGCGGTCCTTCGAGGGCGCCTCCACTCCGGTGGGGGCGCCCTCGCTGCGTCGTGCCGCGCCGCCGGAGGCGAGCCTCTGGCGCCTTCGCCTGGACGCCGAATGCGTCGCCAGAGGCCCCTCGCGTGCATTCCCCGATTCCTCCATGCAGCCGGACGCGCCGGAGGCACTACCTTTCGGCTCCTGGCGCCCGCCGCCGGGGCCCCACGGAGGGGTGGCAGAGTCTGGCTGAATGCACCGGTCTTGAAAACCGACGTACCGCAAGGTACCGGGGGTTCGAATCCCTCCCCCTCCGCCGCGATCCCAGAGCCCGCCTGCGCGCCCATGCGCAGGCGGGCTTTTTCTGGGCCTGCTCTCCGCCGCCAGAGGCCTCTGGCGCAGAGCCCGACAGCCTTTCGGGGGCGGCGCGCGCCAGGGCGCACATGGGTAAAGACGTCCCCTATGGGAATCCAGATCGTCACGATCTGTAATCCTTTGGGCAAAGAGGACCCGATCCGGCACGTTTAGAGGGGTTCAGAAGCGTGGAATGCATCATGCATAGGGAAGGTCACGCCCCCCCTGCCCATGCCCCACTCCCCTACAACCGACGGCGCCGTCGCGATCGACGCCTCCGGACGTCTCGTGGCGCTCTCGCCAGAGGCCGCGTCGCTGACCGGTCTCGCGCACGACGCCTTTGTCGGGCAGCCCTTCGCGGCGCTTTTCCACGAGAACGACCGCGAGGCCGCCGAGGAGGTGCTCCGCCGCGTCCGCTCGGGCGAGATCGACGAGACCAGCCTCCGCATCCACTCCGCTTCCGATGAGCCGGTGTGGATCTACCTCTCGCGCACGCGAGGCGCCGAAGGGATGGCCGAGGACGGGCGCGTCACCGGCTGGCTCCACGCCGACCGTCGGCGGCGGGGCGACCTGAACGGCTCCGCCCAGGCCGACCGCCTCCGGCTTCTCGCCACGGTCACCTCCCAGAACGCCCCGTTCCAGGACACCATCCGGCAGGCGCTCCGCCTGACCGCCGACCTTCTCGGCTACGACATCGCCATCTGCAGCCGGATCGAGGGGCAGACCTACACCGTGCGCTCGTGCCACGCGCCAGAGGCGGACCTGGACGCCGGAGCCCAGTTCGACCTTGGCGAGACGTACTGCGCGCTGACGGTCTCCGGTAGCGACCTCTTCGAGATCGACCACATGGCGACGTCCCCACACCGGCGCCACCCGTGCTACAGCGCGTTCGGGCTGGAGAGCTACGTCGGGATCCCTATTGTGGTGCGGGGCGAGGTGTACGGCACGCTCAGCTTCTCCTCCGCCGCGCCGCGCACGGCGCCGCTGACCGAGGCCGACGACGACCTGCTGCGGCTTCTGGCGCTGTGGGTCGGTGGGGCCATTGAGCGCGAGGACCGGGAGCAGGCGTACATCGAGAGCAAGCGGCGGCTGCGCGCGCTCGGCGAGGCCACCTTCGAGGGCATCTTCTTTTCCGAGCACGGCCGCGTGCTGGACTGTAACGAGCAGGGCGCGCACATGATCGGCTTCGAGTCGCGAGAGGCCTGCATCGGGCTGCCTCTGGCGGAACTCGTGCCGCCGGAGTCACTGGCGAAGGTCGCGGAGATGAACCTCGCGAACCGCCCCGAGCCGTACGAGGTGGTCCTGCTCCACCGCGACGGGACGAGGTTCTGGGCCGAGGTGCAAGGCCGCCCGGCGCCCTACAAAGGCCGAACGGTCCGGCTGACGGCCATCCGCGACGTGACGCGGCGGCGCGAGGCGCAGGAGCAGACCCGCTTCCAGTCCAACGTCCTCGCGCACGTCTCGGAGGCCGTCGTCGCGCTCGACGCCGAGGGCTACGTGACGTACTGGAACGAGGGCGCCTCCGTGTTGCACTGCCTCCCCCCCGACGCCGTGCTCGGCAAGCGGTTCAAGGACGTACTGCACTACGACTTCGGACCGGCACAGCCGGAGGGAGACGGCACGTTTCCGGCCCAAGAGGCGCTCCGACAGGCCTCGGAAGAGGCGCAAGACCTCACGTACACCTGCCCGGACGGAACGCGGCGGCTGGTCTCCGTCTCCGCGAGCACGCTCTACGACGCTGAGGGGCGGGAAAACGGACTGCTCGCCGTCGTGCGGGACGAGACGCAGCACCGCGAACTGGAAGCGCGGCTGTGGCACCAGGCGAACCACGACGCGCTGACCAAGCTTCCCAACCGGCTCCGGCTCCGCGAGCTGATCGGTGCGGCCATCGAGATGAAAGAGCCGTTCGCGGTCCTCTTTATTGACCTCGACCATTTCAAGACCGTGAACGACTCGCTCGGCCACGAGGTCGGGGACAAGCTGCTCGAACACGTGGCCGTCACGATGGCGGCGGTCGCTGAGCCCGGCTCCGTTTCCCGTCTCGGGGGCGACGAGTTCGCCGTCGTGTTCCCCGGCTCGGCGCCAGAGGCCGAGGCCGTTGCCGCCGCCCTCGTGGAAGCGGTCCAGAGGCCGGTCACGATCGGACCTCACCTGCTCACGCCGACGGCGAGCGTGGGCATCGTGCTGGGCGCGGAGGACTACACCGATCCGGAGGCGCTACTCCGCGACGCCGACACGGCGATGTACGAGGCCAAGCGGCAGGGCCGCGGCCGATCGGTCGCGTTCGAGCCATCGTTCCACATCCAGGCCGCGGCGCGCTTCTCGCTGGAGCGGGACCTCCGCCGCGCCATCGCGGAGGACGAGCTCCGAGTCCACTTCCAGCCCATCGTGGACCTCGCCTCTGGCGAGCTGGCCGGGTTCGAGTCGCTCGTGCGCTGGCAGGACCCCGTCCGAGGCCTTCTCGCGCCGTTCCACTTCCTGCCTCTGGCGGAAGAGCTTGGCCTCGTGGCCGAGATCGACAGCTGGGTGCTGGACGCGACGTGCCGCGAGATCGGGACGTGGGGGGCAGACAGCAACGCGTTTCTGACCATCAGCGTCAACTGCTCGGACCAGACGTTCCTGCGGGAAAGCCTAGCAGAGCGCGCGCGCTCTGCGGCGGAGGCCGCTGGCATCTCGCCCGACCGGCTCGTCCTCGAACTGACCGAGCGCGCGCTCGTGGAGTCCAACGCCGCCGCGGGTGCGCTGGACCGCCTCCGCAACCACGGCCTCAAGCTGAGCATTGACGACTTCGGCTCCGGCTACTCCTCGCTCGGCCTGCTGCACCGCCTGCCGGTGGACGCGCTCAAGATCGACCGCTCGTTCGTGTCGGACCTGGAGAACTCGGCGCAGGCCCGCGCCATCGTGCGCGCCGTGAGCGACCTCGCCAAGGAGATCGGTCTTCGCGTCACCGCCGAGGGCATCGAGACCTTCGCGCAACTCCAGGCGGTCCGGGATGCGGGCTGCCCGCTCGGGCAGGGCTACTACTTCTCACGGCCTGTCCCGCCAGAGGCCGCCGCTCGCATGTTGTCCCAGCCGACCTGGCAGGCGCACTGGCCACCGGGCACGCGCGTGTGAGCTCCGCTGTCCCACCACCGAGCAGTTGGATCGTCCGTCCCCAGCCCCCGAGACCTCGCGTTCTCCTCGCGGAGGGCGACGAGCTCACGGCACGAGTCGTCCATCACCGTCTTACGCGAGACGGGATGGACGTCACGGCCGTTCGGGACGGCGTGGCCGCGATGGACGCGCTGAGCACGCAGGCGTTCGACGTCGCCATTATCGACGCCGTGTTGGTGGGCGTGGATGGACTGGACCTCGTCCGGCGGGTGCGACTGGGCGAAGCAGGGCCCTCGGACATCGGCATTGGCGTGCTGTGCTGGCCGGGGAACGACTCGCTTCTGGCGCGGGCGTACGCGTTGGACGCGGACAACGTGATGGTGCGCCCCCTGTCGCTGGTTGCGCTGAGCGCGAGCGTGG carries:
- a CDS encoding response regulator transcription factor codes for the protein MSSAVPPPSSWIVRPQPPRPRVLLAEGDELTARVVHHRLTRDGMDVTAVRDGVAAMDALSTQAFDVAIIDAVLVGVDGLDLVRRVRLGEAGPSDIGIGVLCWPGNDSLLARAYALDADNVMVRPLSLVALSASVARLARRPRVRP
- a CDS encoding EAL domain-containing protein yields the protein MPHSPTTDGAVAIDASGRLVALSPEAASLTGLAHDAFVGQPFAALFHENDREAAEEVLRRVRSGEIDETSLRIHSASDEPVWIYLSRTRGAEGMAEDGRVTGWLHADRRRRGDLNGSAQADRLRLLATVTSQNAPFQDTIRQALRLTADLLGYDIAICSRIEGQTYTVRSCHAPEADLDAGAQFDLGETYCALTVSGSDLFEIDHMATSPHRRHPCYSAFGLESYVGIPIVVRGEVYGTLSFSSAAPRTAPLTEADDDLLRLLALWVGGAIEREDREQAYIESKRRLRALGEATFEGIFFSEHGRVLDCNEQGAHMIGFESREACIGLPLAELVPPESLAKVAEMNLANRPEPYEVVLLHRDGTRFWAEVQGRPAPYKGRTVRLTAIRDVTRRREAQEQTRFQSNVLAHVSEAVVALDAEGYVTYWNEGASVLHCLPPDAVLGKRFKDVLHYDFGPAQPEGDGTFPAQEALRQASEEAQDLTYTCPDGTRRLVSVSASTLYDAEGRENGLLAVVRDETQHRELEARLWHQANHDALTKLPNRLRLRELIGAAIEMKEPFAVLFIDLDHFKTVNDSLGHEVGDKLLEHVAVTMAAVAEPGSVSRLGGDEFAVVFPGSAPEAEAVAAALVEAVQRPVTIGPHLLTPTASVGIVLGAEDYTDPEALLRDADTAMYEAKRQGRGRSVAFEPSFHIQAAARFSLERDLRRAIAEDELRVHFQPIVDLASGELAGFESLVRWQDPVRGLLAPFHFLPLAEELGLVAEIDSWVLDATCREIGTWGADSNAFLTISVNCSDQTFLRESLAERARSAAEAAGISPDRLVLELTERALVESNAAAGALDRLRNHGLKLSIDDFGSGYSSLGLLHRLPVDALKIDRSFVSDLENSAQARAIVRAVSDLAKEIGLRVTAEGIETFAQLQAVRDAGCPLGQGYYFSRPVPPEAAARMLSQPTWQAHWPPGTRV